In one Rutidosis leptorrhynchoides isolate AG116_Rl617_1_P2 chromosome 8, CSIRO_AGI_Rlap_v1, whole genome shotgun sequence genomic region, the following are encoded:
- the LOC139861187 gene encoding CBS domain-containing protein CBSX5-like: MARSFLETEVSDLCVGKPPLTSLPVTATVADAVSALKKSGDINVSIWSCNHSDCNENDVVTCRSVGKICMVDVIGFISKQENITRPFEALETTSVLDILPKQLGQIKHLESNSSLLEAIDCILEGAQNLVIPVQTTTRSNQRKKLVNPSTLITNTTLHNGKQFCWLTREDIIRFILNSVNVFSPIPTFTIESLNIINTNILIAYYDDLAYSVLPLITQSHLKQTSIAVVNKDNTLIGEISPFALSCCDETITAAIITLSAGELMAYLDYSGPHEDLVKLVKMRLKERNLTAMLELMDDDNKSLSSCSSSSSSDDEFGVGKNGGMGRSYPGRRSEAIVCNPWNTLMAVMVQMIAHRVSYAWVVKEDYGLVGIITFTEILRQFRSVVGSWSKSEEENTKIQ; this comes from the exons ATGGCACGTAGTTTCTTGGAGACAGAAGTTTCAGATTTATGCGTTGGAAAGCCACCGTTAACGTCGTTACCGGTCACCGCAACCGTCGCTGACGCCGTTTCTGCATTGAAAAAATCCGGTGATATTAATGTAAGTATATGGAGCTGTAATCATTCCGATTGTAATGAAAACGACGTCGTTACGTGTCGGTCTGTTGGCAAGATATGTATGGTTGATGTAATTGGTTTTATTTCTAAACAAGAGAATATTACTCGTCCTTTTGAAGCTCTTGAAACGACGAGTGTTTTGGATATCCTTCCGAAACAGTTAGGGCAAATTAAGCATCTGGAATCGAATTCGAG TTTGTTAGAAGCAATAGATTGCATACTCGAAGGGGCTCAGAATTTGGTCATACCCGTACAAACGACTACAAGATCAAATCAACGAAAAAAACTTGTCAACCCATCTACTCTAATTACTAATACTACACTTCACAATGGTAAACAATTCTGTTGGCTTACTCGAGAAGATATAATTCGATTCATTCTAAATTCAGTTAATGTGTTCTCCCCAATACCCACATTCACAATCGAATCACTCAACATAATCAATACTAATATACTAATTGCCTACTACGACGACCTTGCATATTCTGTATTACCCTTGATCACTCAATCCCATTTAAAACAAACTTCTATAGCGGTTGTTAACAAAGACAACACGTTGATAGGTGAAATTTCCCCTTTCGCCCTTTCTTGTTGCGATGAAACCATCACAGCCGCCATCATCACTCTATCTGCGGGTGAGCTCATGGCCTACCTCGACTACAGTGGCCCACATGAGGATTTGGTCAAATTAGTCAAAATGAGGTTGAAAGAAAGAAACTTGACTGCCATGTTGGAGTTAATGGACGATGATAATAAGTCTTTATCTTCTTGTTCTTCGTCTTCAAGTTCAGATGATGAGTTTGGGGTGGGGAAGAATGGTGGTATGGGGCGGAGTTATCCAGGAAGGCGGTCAGAGGCGATTGTTTGCAACCCTTGGAACACATTGATGGCGGTTATGGTGCAAATGATTGCTCATCGTGTTAGTTATGCTTGGGTTGTTAAAGAAGATTATGGTTTGGTTGGAATTATTACTTTTACGGAGATTTTGAGGCAATTTCGGAGCGTTGTTGGTTCGTGGAGTAAAAGTGAGGAAGAGAATACAAAGATTCAATAA